The following are encoded together in the Lactuca sativa cultivar Salinas chromosome 1, Lsat_Salinas_v11, whole genome shotgun sequence genome:
- the LOC111886091 gene encoding probable carboxylesterase 17 encodes MNMAPQRTIVDQVSGWFTVYDDGFVDRTWTGPPEFKFMSDPVPPHNNFIHGVATHDLFIHPDSDDLRVRVYLPEVPDDSRKLSIILHLHGGGFCISQADWFMYYNTYTRLTRETGAIVVSTYLHLAPEHRLPSAIDEAYSTLLWLQDLANKKAHQPWLSCKGDFNRVFLIGDSTGGNIVHQLAKRVAGENLHPLRLAGAILIHPGFLRSVKSKSELEKQESLFFTRDMLYKFLQLGLPEGTTRDHPITCPMGEGEALRGLDLPPYLMCLAEDDLMIETEMEFYQEMKEAGKKVELLMSNGVGHSFYLNKIAIDVDPKTSQETHKLIEGISHFMRNN; translated from the coding sequence ATGAATATGGCTCCCCAAAGAACAATCGTCGACCAAGTTTCCGGCTGGTTCACAGTCTATGACGACGGTTTTGTTGATCGGACATGGACAGGACCACCGGAATTCAAGTTCATGTCTGATCCAGTCCCGCCACACAACAACTTCATCCACGGCGTAGCAACCCATGACCTTTTCATCCATCCAGATTCCGATGATCTTCGCGTCAGAGTTTATCTCCCTGAGGTTCCCGACGACTCCAGAAAGCTGTCCATAATCCTCCACTTGCATGGTGGAGGGTTTTGCATCAGCCAAGCTGACTGGTTCATGTATTATAATACCTACACTCGACTCACACGTGAAACTGGAGCCATCGTTGTTAGTACCTACCTCCATCTTGCCCCTGAGCATCGCCTCCCTTCCGCCATTGATGAAGCTTACTCCACCCTTCTCTGGCTCCAAGATTTGGCCAATAAAAAAGCACACCAACCATGGCTGTCTTGTAAGGGAGACTTCAACCGTGTTTTCCTCATCGGAGACAGCACAGGTGGGAACATAGTCCATCAGTTGGCTAAAAGGGTAGCCGGAGAAAACCTCCATCCACTGAGACTGGCCGGAGCGATTCTCATCCATCCAGGGTTTCTCAGATCGGTGAAAAGCAAGTCGGAGTTGGAAAAACAAGAGTCTCTGTTTTTTACTCGGGACATGTTGTATAAGTTTCTGCAGCTGGGGTTGCCGGAGGGCACCACCAGAGACCACCCGATAACATGTCCGATGGGAGAGGGAGAGGCGCTGCGTGGGTTGGATTTGCCGCCGTATTTGATGTGTTTGGCGGAGGATGACTTGATGATAGAAACGGAGATGGAGTTTTATCAAGAGATGAAAGAAGCTGGGAAGAAGGTTGAGTTGTTGATGAGTAATGGAGTTGGACACAGTTTTTATCTCAATAAGATCGCCATTGACGTGGACCCAAAAACCTCTCAAGAGACTCATAAATTGATCGAAGGAATCTCCCATTTCATGCGAAACAACTAA